One genomic region from Anabaena sp. PCC 7108 encodes:
- a CDS encoding M23 family metallopeptidase — MTTKAQPINPQNWLHSVSIINRTNKIFIGIVAAVPIALALPAEALQVQVIPTNPQLGDTLSVVIDVDSQENTDKPTVTVGEKTYPAFAIAPNKYRAFIPTTPLEKPGVRKFQVFGDGQQRNLAVQVRDRKFPVQRINLPPGKAGLEATELELKRVAAFKALQTPQKYWYGVFRKPNTARMTTTYGVRRYYNGKFANDYYHRGLDYAGAAGSPVIAPANGQVALVGKVTEGFRVHGNIVGIDHGQGVTSIYMHLSRINVKEGDFVKAGQVIGAIGSTGASTGPHLHWGLYVNGQSIDPKPWLIKAID; from the coding sequence ATGACTACCAAAGCTCAACCTATCAATCCGCAGAATTGGTTGCACAGTGTTAGCATCATCAACCGTACAAACAAGATTTTCATAGGAATAGTTGCGGCTGTCCCCATAGCTTTAGCATTACCAGCAGAAGCTTTACAAGTACAGGTAATACCAACTAATCCTCAATTGGGGGACACCCTGTCAGTAGTAATTGATGTAGATAGTCAAGAAAATACCGATAAACCCACGGTAACAGTTGGTGAAAAAACATATCCAGCATTTGCAATAGCCCCTAATAAATATCGTGCTTTTATTCCCACAACTCCATTAGAGAAACCTGGAGTCAGAAAATTTCAAGTTTTCGGGGATGGTCAGCAGAGAAACCTAGCTGTACAAGTGCGCGATCGCAAATTTCCCGTTCAACGCATTAATTTACCCCCAGGAAAAGCCGGATTAGAAGCCACAGAACTGGAACTAAAACGCGTAGCAGCTTTCAAAGCCCTACAAACACCCCAAAAATATTGGTATGGTGTCTTCCGCAAACCAAACACTGCTAGGATGACGACAACCTATGGTGTACGTCGTTACTATAATGGTAAATTTGCCAATGATTACTACCATCGTGGTCTTGACTACGCGGGTGCAGCCGGTTCACCCGTAATTGCCCCAGCTAATGGACAAGTTGCTCTAGTAGGTAAAGTAACCGAAGGGTTCCGAGTTCACGGCAATATAGTTGGTATTGACCACGGTCAAGGAGTAACTAGCATTTATATGCATCTGAGTCGCATCAATGTTAAAGAAGGCGATTTCGTCAAAGCTGGTCAAGTAATTGGTGCAATAGGTTCAACAGGTGCTTCTACCGGACCTCATCTGCACTGGGGTCTATATGTAAATGGACAATCTATTGACCCAAAACCCTGGCTAATCAAGGCGATTGATTAA
- a CDS encoding late competence development ComFB family protein, translating into MSIEKIVEQALQDGYLTPAMEAEVGRICDNASDLSIEEYMALDRLMGSLLTGEVIAVPRKQFINVMEELVLTEVIAKVAEIEATSESSLDVGDITAYALNRLPPLYATTEEGANYQRNRAKTELQELISQQVGEAIDRYLDQPKFFPERQALSKNTGNEVLHQVSSLLQVHAHNFEQKSQS; encoded by the coding sequence ATGAGTATTGAAAAAATTGTGGAACAGGCTCTCCAGGATGGTTATCTGACACCAGCAATGGAAGCAGAAGTCGGGCGAATTTGTGATAATGCGTCAGACCTCTCAATTGAAGAGTATATGGCACTGGATCGATTGATGGGTTCATTGTTAACTGGTGAGGTAATAGCAGTACCTCGTAAACAATTTATTAACGTTATGGAAGAGTTGGTACTGACTGAAGTAATCGCTAAAGTAGCAGAAATTGAAGCGACCAGTGAAAGCTCTCTAGATGTTGGGGATATTACTGCTTATGCCCTCAATCGTCTTCCACCCTTATATGCTACTACAGAAGAAGGTGCTAACTATCAACGCAACCGTGCTAAGACTGAACTTCAGGAATTGATTTCTCAGCAAGTCGGTGAGGCTATTGATCGTTACTTAGATCAGCCTAAGTTCTTCCCTGAACGCCAAGCCTTAAGCAAAAATACTGGTAATGAAGTTCTGCATCAAGTCAGTAGCTTACTCCAAGTCCACGCACATAATTTTGAACAGAAATCACAATCTTAG
- a CDS encoding L,D-transpeptidase, with the protein MAMARNESVARMVMFLCFGTAILSLAVHWRVMKTTEQLNQSASTTLRKNSYPQTDSNQSRSEGIGIGATALGADVPAPVINSAATKPHPKLTAGRKYVSSAADTPKKTKLVVPEPERQNQKVENRPKNFLFPGVAQAKSVQGLGTSQTQMVVDLSDRRVYVYRYDQVIASYPIAVGKKGWETPTGDFKVMHMEHHPIWRHPITGEVFDAGTNSPLGERWIGFWSDGRNEIGFHGTPNVDLLGAAVSHGCLRMRNSDVRLLYSQVSLGTPVLVRD; encoded by the coding sequence ATGGCAATGGCAAGAAATGAATCTGTAGCGCGGATGGTAATGTTCCTCTGTTTTGGCACAGCAATTTTGTCTCTGGCTGTCCATTGGCGCGTTATGAAAACAACAGAGCAGTTAAATCAGTCTGCATCCACTACATTGAGAAAAAATTCTTATCCCCAAACCGACTCCAATCAAAGTCGTTCAGAAGGGATTGGGATTGGGGCAACTGCTTTAGGGGCAGATGTCCCTGCACCTGTAATAAATTCCGCTGCTACGAAGCCTCATCCTAAGTTGACAGCAGGAAGAAAATATGTATCTAGTGCTGCGGATACGCCAAAAAAGACAAAATTGGTGGTTCCAGAACCTGAAAGACAGAATCAAAAGGTGGAAAATCGGCCAAAGAATTTTTTGTTTCCGGGTGTAGCTCAAGCAAAATCTGTTCAGGGACTGGGGACTAGTCAGACACAAATGGTAGTTGATTTAAGCGATCGCCGTGTTTATGTTTATCGCTATGATCAAGTTATAGCCAGCTACCCAATTGCTGTAGGAAAGAAAGGGTGGGAAACGCCCACAGGTGACTTTAAAGTCATGCATATGGAACACCATCCGATTTGGCGGCATCCAATTACTGGAGAAGTATTTGATGCCGGTACTAATAGTCCTTTGGGAGAGAGATGGATTGGTTTTTGGTCAGATGGAAGAAATGAAATTGGCTTTCATGGAACGCCTAATGTTGACCTTTTGGGAGCGGCTGTATCTCATGGTTGCTTAAGGATGCGTAATTCTGATGTGCGGTTGTTATATAGCCAGGTGAGTTTAGGCACACCAGTATTAGTGCGTGATTAG
- a CDS encoding sigma-70 family RNA polymerase sigma factor — MSQSITVSWSAVDATYSEASVQVDKLSNHDLILRCQAGLRPDRTAFAELLRRYQTQVDRVLYHLAPDWSDRADLAQEVWIRIYRNINRLQEPAKFRGWLSRIATNLFYDELRKRKRVVSPLSLDAPRTLEDGEMDWEIAGDTPGPEEELTTREFYEQLREAIADLPEVFRTTIVLREIEGMAYEEIAEITGVSLGTVKSRIARARSRLQAQLQVYLDT; from the coding sequence ATGAGTCAGTCGATTACTGTATCCTGGTCAGCTGTTGATGCAACTTATTCGGAAGCATCGGTGCAAGTTGACAAACTCTCAAATCACGATCTCATTTTGCGCTGTCAAGCAGGATTGCGTCCAGACCGTACTGCCTTTGCAGAACTGTTGCGTCGCTATCAAACCCAAGTCGATAGGGTTTTATATCATCTTGCTCCTGATTGGTCTGACAGAGCTGACTTGGCTCAAGAAGTTTGGATTCGGATTTATCGGAATATCAACCGATTACAAGAACCAGCTAAGTTTCGGGGCTGGTTAAGCCGCATTGCTACTAACTTGTTTTACGACGAGTTGCGTAAACGCAAACGGGTTGTCAGTCCGTTATCACTAGATGCCCCCCGTACGCTAGAAGACGGTGAGATGGATTGGGAAATCGCTGGTGATACTCCAGGCCCTGAGGAAGAACTCACAACTAGAGAATTTTACGAACAATTGCGAGAAGCGATCGCGGATTTACCAGAAGTATTCCGTACTACAATTGTCCTCAGAGAAATTGAGGGCATGGCCTATGAAGAAATTGCCGAAATCACGGGCGTTTCTCTAGGAACTGTGAAGTCGAGAATAGCTAGAGCCAGATCCAGATTGCAAGCCCAGTTGCAAGTTTATCTAGATACCTAA
- a CDS encoding anti-sigma factor has product MDTGSQFYDRSRSQLPQDVPDGMDNHTNESTGTMDIEKRDSLGYSEANRFELLSAYLDGEVTAAERKQIETWLTNDASVKCLYGRLLKLRQGLKAIPVPVQQSPEAAFQQVWKRLQRRSYVGWLVGGAAVTACVIGTISGLFPDTASKMQLAQQQIKPTVGTTQPAMPASPLMVALNNPVIEIPKTAVAFPKKPVNPVRTQPTDTETGIN; this is encoded by the coding sequence ATGGATACTGGTTCTCAGTTTTATGACCGTTCCCGTTCCCAACTTCCTCAGGATGTACCAGATGGAATGGATAATCATACCAATGAATCAACGGGTACTATGGATATAGAGAAGCGTGACAGTCTAGGTTACAGCGAAGCTAATCGCTTTGAGTTATTGAGTGCTTATCTCGATGGCGAAGTGACAGCCGCTGAACGCAAGCAAATAGAAACATGGCTCACAAATGATGCCTCAGTCAAATGTCTATATGGGCGACTATTAAAGCTGAGGCAAGGCTTAAAAGCAATACCAGTTCCCGTCCAACAGTCACCAGAAGCGGCCTTCCAGCAAGTGTGGAAACGCTTGCAACGCCGTTCTTACGTAGGTTGGTTGGTTGGTGGCGCAGCTGTAACAGCTTGTGTTATCGGGACAATATCTGGCTTATTTCCAGATACTGCATCCAAAATGCAACTGGCGCAACAGCAAATAAAACCAACAGTAGGAACCACTCAGCCAGCCATGCCGGCTTCACCGCTAATGGTAGCCTTAAATAACCCAGTCATTGAAATTCCCAAAACAGCTGTGGCTTTTCCAAAAAAGCCAGTTAACCCAGTTAGAACTCAACCGACAGACACCGAAACAGGTATTAACTAA
- a CDS encoding gamma-glutamylcyclotransferase yields MTKYYNCSEELRVFVYGTLKPGEANYHLCKNYVLKAKKAIAYGQLFTLPMGYPAMTQGESKVSGYLLSFTDSTLLTVLDDLEDYQPTRKTSDNLYNRQSIEIFEPTGLYLGLAWVYLMTPEKINQVGGIQQLDGRWTAQR; encoded by the coding sequence ATGACTAAATACTATAATTGTTCTGAAGAATTACGAGTTTTTGTATACGGTACTCTCAAACCCGGTGAAGCTAATTATCACCTCTGTAAAAATTATGTTTTAAAAGCAAAAAAAGCTATCGCTTATGGTCAGCTATTTACTTTACCAATGGGATATCCAGCGATGACACAGGGGGAGAGTAAAGTTTCTGGATATTTACTCTCTTTTACTGACTCAACGCTGTTAACAGTATTAGATGATTTAGAAGATTACCAGCCGACTCGAAAAACATCAGATAACCTTTACAATCGCCAATCTATAGAGATTTTTGAGCCAACCGGTTTGTACTTGGGTTTAGCTTGGGTTTATTTAATGACTCCAGAAAAAATTAACCAGGTAGGAGGCATACAACAACTTGATGGTCGCTGGACTGCTCAACGCTGA